A stretch of DNA from Rothia mucilaginosa:
CTCAAGTCCAAGCCCAAAGAACGCAAAGAACTGCTCAAAAAGATGTTCCCCGTCGAACACTACGAACAGCTCTTCGCCGCACTCACCGAGGAAGCGAAAACCGCCCAGCAGGAAGTCGCCCAGGACGAAAACACCCAGCGCGGTTACCTTGAACGTGCCCGCGTAGAAATGCTCGCCCTGCAGGCGCTGCTGGACGCTGCGGATCCGGACGCTGAAGAGGCTGCGGAGGAGGGGAACGAGACTTCCGAACAGCTCACCGCTGAGAGCGTCACCGCCGAAACCCTCGACGCATGGGTCGCCGGCGGGGTAGAACGCGCCCGCGAAACCTCCGCGCGCGAAAAGCAGGAACAGCAGCGCCTCACCAAGGAAGCCGACCGGCACACCCGCCTGCTCGCCGAACGCGCCCAGCTACAGGCCGACTGGCGCGAATACGAGCAGCTCTGCGAGCGCCGCACCCGCCTGAGCGAACGCACCGACGAACACAAGGCACAGCGTAAAGAGCTAGCGCAGGCACGTGCCGCCGCGCCCCTGCACGCACAGTACGCGCAGGTCCACGCCGAATCGCAGGCGCTCGCCGCCCGCCAGCAGGAGCAGGCTGCCTGTGCTTCCGCACTGGATGAGAACGGCCGCGCCCTGCTTGCGGCACTCCGCGACGAGAACATTTCGCCGGAGGTTACCTTCCCCGAGGAAACGACCTTCGCCGCACTCGTATCCCTCGAGCCCGCCGACCAGGAAAACCAGCTCGAGGCGCTCCTCGACACCCTGCGCGCCCTGCAGAAGAAGGATGCGCAGCTTACCGAAGAGGAAGCCGCCGCGGCCGCCCTGCTGAAGCATGCTAACTCCCTCGAACAGGACAAGTCGCGTGCCGAAAAGACGCTGAGCGACCTCACCGCCCAGGCCGAGCAGCTTGCCGAAGAACTCGCCGGCTACAGCACCGCCGACGAGGAGCGCACCCTCGCCGCGCACCTGGTCACCGAGGCGCAGCAGAAGCACGACGCCGCCCAGCAGATGCAGCAGAAGCTGGATGCCGCCTCCGCCGCGGTCGCTGAGGCCCAGAAGCAGAGCAAGCGCACCGCCACCGCCGAGCAGAAGGCGCAGGAAAAGTGGCAGGCTTCGGCTCAGCAGGCGCTCGCCGCGACGGAGGAGTTCAAGAACCTGCAGGTGTTGCGCCTCGCCCAGGCGTCTTCCTTGCTGGCGCGTGAGCTTAAGGACGGCGAACCCTGCGCGGTCTGCGGCTCGATCGAACACCCCGCCCCCGCGCAGATTGCCGAGGGTGAGCAGCTGGTGGAGCGTGCCGACCTGGATGCCGCCAAGGAGCGTGAAGACAAGGCCCATAAGCAGGCGCGCACCCACGAACTGGCTAAGGACCGGGCGGCCAAGGCGCACCAGGAAGCCTCCGAGGCGCTTGCCGCCGCCCGCACCCAGTACGAGACCCTGGTGGCCCAGGGCGAGTGCGATGTTGAGCAGACTGCCGCCCAGTTGCAGCAGACGCAGACCCGCCTCGAGCGGGCTCAGTCCCGTGTGACCGCTCGTGACGGCGTGCTGGTGAAGGTTGAGCGGGTGCGGGGGCAGCAGCAGAAGGCTCAGGAGGCGCTACGCACCATCGAGGGCGCGGCGGTTGAGGCTCAGACTCGTCACCGTGACGCTGCGGCGCGCTGTGCGGCGGCTACGGCCGAGTTGGCGCCTGCTCGTGCGGCGGTGGGTTTTGCGCAGCGTGTTGAGGCTGTGGAGGGCTACCGCGCGGCGCATCAGCGTCTGGCTCGTGCGGTGTTGCTGCTGGGGCAGGCGCGTGAGCGTCATGCTTTGGCGGCGGAGCAGGCTGAGCGTCTGCTGGCTGAGTCTTCGTTTGAGAGCGCTGAGCTGGTGCAGGCGGCGGTGCGCACCCCCGAGCGTGTTGACGCCTTGGAGCAGGCTATTGCCGCGTATGAGTTGGAGCATGCCCGCCTCCTAGAGGGCTTTGGTCGTGAGGCAATTATTGCGGTGGCGGCTCGTGTTGCCGCCGGTGAGCAGGCGCCGGATGATCTGCAGGGTGTGCGTGAGCAGGTTGAGCAGCTGCGTGCGGCGGCGCACCGTTTGACTCTTCGTGAGGGCGAGCGGGAGAGCGTGCTGCGTTCTTTGCAGGGCCTGCGTGCCGAGTATGCGGCGTTCCGTGCGCAGACGGCGCAGCGTTATGACCGCGCGCAGATGCTGGCTAACCTGGCGGCGGCTGCCCGCGGTGACACTCTGGGCGGTTATGAGCATCAGGTTGACCTGGTCAGCTACGTGCTGGGTGCCGAGTTTGAGCGTATTCTGCGGTCGGCGTCGCTGCATCTGGACCGGATGAGTGAGGGCCGCTACGGCATGGTGTTCAGCGATCACCGTGCGAAGGGTAGCCGTTCCGGTGGCGGCCTGAACCTTGAGATTACTGACACGTGGACGGGCGAGCCGCGTGAGGCGTCCTCGTTGTCCGGCGGTGAGTCGTTCTTGGCGTCGCTGTCGTTGGCGTTGGGTTTGGCTGAGGTTGTTCAGGCGAATAACGGCGGTATCGAGTTGGATACCCTCTTCATTGATGAGGGTTTTGGCACGTTGGATGCCGAGACCCTGGACATGGTGATGGGCACGATTGAGTCGCTACGTGATAGCGGCCGCACTATTGGCCTGATTTCGCATGTGGAGGAGATGAAGAACCGTATTCCCGCCCAGATTGTGGTTGAAAAGGGTCAGAACGGCTCGTCGGTGAGGGTAAACTCCTATTAGGCATAAATTCGCTTCCGGGCCTCTGTTGTACCATGTCCGGCGGCTTATTCGTGAAAGAGATGATGACCTCGACACCTCAGGATAGGGACCCGAACTCAACGTATCGTGTGGAGCCTTCGGCTGATGCGCGCGCTAGCGCATCCGCGCCGGAGGTTCCTCCGCGCACCACGAAGGTGAGCCCCGCTTCCGACGCCCTGAATAAAATGCGTGCTTCGGGCACGGGTATTCCGACGGTTCCGGGCACCTCCCTGACGGATGTGGTGCGCAACAACGAGCACGTGTTGCAGGAGCTGCCGCCTCGCCCGATTCCGGCTGCGGATGAGATTAATACGAACGCTTCACTGCCGGATATTTTGCGTCAGCATTGGGCGTTGTTCCAGCGCAACAGTAAGGAGCAGCGTCGTCACCTGTATGCGGTGCTTCGTGCTGAGGGTTTTGCCCGTAGCGTGTTGACGATTCTGTTCCACATTCCGGCGGCTTCTTCGGCGTTTGCGCTGTATATTCTGTTGGCGAGCCATCTGGGTAGTGTGCATGATGGCGGCTACGCGGTGGCGGCGTTTACCGGCGCGTATTCGGTGCAGATTATGCTCGGCCCGATGCTGGTGCGTGCTCTGGGTTTGCGGTCGTTGCTGGCGATTACGTCGATACTGAATATTGCTGCGGTGTTGAATATGCTGGTGATTGGTTGGCGTTTGACGGTTGACCCGAATAACGTGAGTACGACCTACCATGCGCTCTCTTGTGTGGCGATGGGCTTTACGACTCCGCCGTGGACTCCGTTCGCTCTTGAGTCGTTGTATCGCCGTAACTACCAGTACAGTGATGTTCGCTTGTCGACTGCGGTGTCGTGGGGTACGACGGCGAATATGTCGATGTACCCGCTGGCTGCTCTGCTGGTGTGGCTGGGCGATGCGTACATCACCCCGAATCATGAGTATGCGGGCTTCTGGATCACGATGATTCTGGATGCGCTGCTGTTCATTGTGGTGCTGGTGGCACCGAGGGTTCTGCCGGATATTTCGCGTATTCGTATGGCTCCGCCTCAGAATCTGGTGCGTCCGAGCCGTCAGACGGTGGTGCTGATTCTTGGCCTGGTGCTGCTGGGCGCGTGCATGGGTTCGGTTGGTTCTGGTCTGCTGGGCTTCTCGCTGATTCACGGTTCGATGAACCTGTTTATGGCGATGGTTGCGACCGGTACCGGCGCGCTAGTGGTGGTGGCTTTCCCGGTGGTTTTGGGTGGCCGTTCAGTGAACCCGTGGCACGGCTGGCTGGTGAGCGGTATTCTGCTGATTATGGCGGCGCTGTATTTGCCGGCGAGCGATGATACGTCCACGATTTTCTATGCGTTGGCGTTCTGCGGCGCGGTGCTGGGTGTTGCGTTTGGCGGCCATGAGCTGTGGTTGAACCGTTCGCTCAAGCATATTCCTGATTCGCAGGCGAGCTTCTTTACTCGTTCGATGCTGGGCATTGGTCTTGCGATGGGTTGCATGTGGGGCGGCTATATGGGCGACGCACCGTATTACCGTAATGCGTTTATGATTCCGGTGATTATTGCGACGATGTATTTTGCGTTGGGCCATTTGTACGGTTACCTGTGGCGTGAGGAGCATGAGGAGCAGCTGGCTCCTTTGGCTGAGACGGAACGCGGCTAGGTTAGCTCGCAGCTGGTTCCTTGCGGGCAGCTTGAGCGTGACGAGCGCATGCTAAAAGGCGGATGCCCCGCCACCTTCTGTAGGTGGTGGGGCATCCGCCTTTTGTGTACCGTGCTCGGTTTGTGGTGAGCCTCAGTATAAGAGCCTACGTGCGAGAACCTCAGCGTGAGGCTACCGGTTTAGTGACCGCGCTTAATCCATGCCGGAAGCTCGGGCGCCTCCAGGCCGATGCCGGTGCTGTCGCCGTGGCCGGTAAGAACCGCGGTGGACTCGGGCAGGGTCAGCAGGCGGGTGGAAATCGACTCGATGATGGTGTCGAAATCGCTGTAGGAGCGTCCGGTTGCACCGGGGCCGCCGTTGAAGAGGGTGTCGCCGGAGAAGACGACGCCTTCGCTGTTCTCCCAGCTGAGGGTGGGTGCGTAGAAGCACACGGAGCCGGGGGAGTGGCCGGGGGTGGCGAGGACCTTCAGCTCGGTGTCGCCGATGCGCACTACATCGCCGTCAGCCAGTTCGTGGTCGAAGTCCCAGGAGGGGTACACCATTTCCCAGAGCACACGGTCTGCGGGGTTCAGGTAGACGGGTGCGCCGAAGCGTTCTGCCGCCTCCTTTGCGCTGCGGATGTGGTCGTCGTGGGCGTGGGTCAGCAGAATCTTCTCCACGGTGCGGCCTGCGACGGTGCGGGAGATCTTGTCGACGTCGTGGGCGGGGTCAATGATGATCACGGAGGAGTCATTGCCGATAATCCAGACGTTGTTGTCGACGTCCCAGCAGCCGCCGTCGAGCGAGAAGGTGCCGGAGGTGACGACTCGTTCAATACGTTCGCTCACGCTACGTTCCTAGAGTTCCACGACCGAGCGCAGCACGCGGCCGGTCTTCATGGTTTCGAATGCTTCGTTGACGTCTTCGAGGCGGATGCGCTCGGAGACGAAGCCGTCCAGGTCGAGGCGGCCGAGCAGGTACTGGTCCACGAATTCGGGGAAGTCGCGGGAGGGCAGGGTGTCGCCGTACCATGCGCTCTTGATGGAGCCGCCGCGGCCGAAGACCTCATCCAGCGGGACGTCCCAGGTGGTGCCGGGGGCGGGCACGCCGACGAGGACGACGCGGCCAGCCAGGTCGCGTGCCTCGAATGCCTGCTTGAAGGTGGGGGCGATGCCGACAGCGTCGATGACGAGGTCTGCGCCGAAGCCGCCGGTGAGTTCCTTGACTGCCTCGACGGGGTCGACCTTGGAGGAGTTCACAGTGTGGGTTGCGCCGTGCTCGCGTGCGCGTGCCAGCT
This window harbors:
- a CDS encoding MBL fold metallo-hydrolase translates to MSERIERVVTSGTFSLDGGCWDVDNNVWIIGNDSSVIIIDPAHDVDKISRTVAGRTVEKILLTHAHDDHIRSAKEAAERFGAPVYLNPADRVLWEMVYPSWDFDHELADGDVVRIGDTELKVLATPGHSPGSVCFYAPTLSWENSEGVVFSGDTLFNGGPGATGRSYSDFDTIIESISTRLLTLPESTAVLTGHGDSTGIGLEAPELPAWIKRGH
- a CDS encoding MFS transporter — encoded protein: MMTSTPQDRDPNSTYRVEPSADARASASAPEVPPRTTKVSPASDALNKMRASGTGIPTVPGTSLTDVVRNNEHVLQELPPRPIPAADEINTNASLPDILRQHWALFQRNSKEQRRHLYAVLRAEGFARSVLTILFHIPAASSAFALYILLASHLGSVHDGGYAVAAFTGAYSVQIMLGPMLVRALGLRSLLAITSILNIAAVLNMLVIGWRLTVDPNNVSTTYHALSCVAMGFTTPPWTPFALESLYRRNYQYSDVRLSTAVSWGTTANMSMYPLAALLVWLGDAYITPNHEYAGFWITMILDALLFIVVLVAPRVLPDISRIRMAPPQNLVRPSRQTVVLILGLVLLGACMGSVGSGLLGFSLIHGSMNLFMAMVATGTGALVVVAFPVVLGGRSVNPWHGWLVSGILLIMAALYLPASDDTSTIFYALAFCGAVLGVAFGGHELWLNRSLKHIPDSQASFFTRSMLGIGLAMGCMWGGYMGDAPYYRNAFMIPVIIATMYFALGHLYGYLWREEHEEQLAPLAETERG
- a CDS encoding AAA family ATPase, coding for MILHNLEFEAFMAYPKRQEINFDTLNNAGVFLLNGPTGAGKTTILDAICYALYGETSSDRESAKLHSTYAAHSGTKPRVLLDVTLHGKRLRIDRTPAYNKPITRGARKGQMREESAKATLAELAPGADPADEKAWTPISSSVAEVNRTIAERTHLTKEQFLKVVLLPQGQFAQFLKSKPKERKELLKKMFPVEHYEQLFAALTEEAKTAQQEVAQDENTQRGYLERARVEMLALQALLDAADPDAEEAAEEGNETSEQLTAESVTAETLDAWVAGGVERARETSAREKQEQQRLTKEADRHTRLLAERAQLQADWREYEQLCERRTRLSERTDEHKAQRKELAQARAAAPLHAQYAQVHAESQALAARQQEQAACASALDENGRALLAALRDENISPEVTFPEETTFAALVSLEPADQENQLEALLDTLRALQKKDAQLTEEEAAAAALLKHANSLEQDKSRAEKTLSDLTAQAEQLAEELAGYSTADEERTLAAHLVTEAQQKHDAAQQMQQKLDAASAAVAEAQKQSKRTATAEQKAQEKWQASAQQALAATEEFKNLQVLRLAQASSLLARELKDGEPCAVCGSIEHPAPAQIAEGEQLVERADLDAAKEREDKAHKQARTHELAKDRAAKAHQEASEALAAARTQYETLVAQGECDVEQTAAQLQQTQTRLERAQSRVTARDGVLVKVERVRGQQQKAQEALRTIEGAAVEAQTRHRDAAARCAAATAELAPARAAVGFAQRVEAVEGYRAAHQRLARAVLLLGQARERHALAAEQAERLLAESSFESAELVQAAVRTPERVDALEQAIAAYELEHARLLEGFGREAIIAVAARVAAGEQAPDDLQGVREQVEQLRAAAHRLTLREGERESVLRSLQGLRAEYAAFRAQTAQRYDRAQMLANLAAAARGDTLGGYEHQVDLVSYVLGAEFERILRSASLHLDRMSEGRYGMVFSDHRAKGSRSGGGLNLEITDTWTGEPREASSLSGGESFLASLSLALGLAEVVQANNGGIELDTLFIDEGFGTLDAETLDMVMGTIESLRDSGRTIGLISHVEEMKNRIPAQIVVEKGQNGSSVRVNSY